A genomic segment from Modestobacter roseus encodes:
- a CDS encoding DNA polymerase III subunit alpha has protein sequence MSDPFVHLHVASGYSMRHGANHPADLVARAAEHGMGALALTDRDGLYGAVKFALACRSADIRPLFGVDLAVDPVAGGEPGETGRIRSAELRRAHHPAGRRSPARGGAAVDPRLPRVTFLARDGAGWRSLCRLTSATHLSGTRGEPVSSLALAGEHAPGLLAVLGPDSSVGRALAAGNADLAHARLAAWRAVFDGGEGGGRLVLEVVHHRGRGDRARAQAMLRLAGEAGVPAVLTNAVRYVDALDAPTADVLDAARRLVPLGERHVDRRTAEGYLKSGKEMAELAAELAGPDRDAALRLLETTARVAEQCVVDVRADLGIGSVRYPELDVVTTAAERGMGPSQVLRARCEAGFGRRAMAPTAAVRERLEEELTVIDSLGYPSYFLTVADVVTLIKELRVRAAARGSGAGSLVTYLLGISDVDPIRYGLLMERFLSPLRHQLPDIDIDVESARRMEVYDAVIERFGADRVSCISMMDTYRVRHAIRDVGAALGLPPAEIDAVAKAFPHIRADQVHAALRDLPELRASRLGSKRSGGSGDLDLLFDLVARLDGLPRHIALHPCGVLLSDATLLDRTPVESSYLGYPMSQFDKDDVEELGLLKLDLLGIRMQSAIAHAMDEVARVDGQQVDIDAVPRDDPTTFALIRSTRTLGMFQIESPGQRELVGKFGPQTFEDLIVDISLFRPGPVKSDMVTPFLLARNGWRDPEYLHPALKPALEQTAGVVVFHEQVLMIVAAMTGCSLAEADEVRRALGEKDAHPEVKAWFAPRALDEGFPVAVVEQVWEVLVAFGSFGFCKAHAAAFALPTYQSAWLKTHHTAAFLAGVLTHDPGMYPKRLILDDARNFGVRVLGLDVNASTGTYRVERVDGDGSGADGRDGDAWRRPEWMPASMPAPGRYGIRLSLADVKGIDDDEVGRVVAGQPYRSLADFWTRAAVSRPVVERLVLAGGFDSVYGFGVRDSEGGRPARRRQQLTRRDLLLQIGELERWSRSGRKASSTGQLGLDLFGLEEPDAGADRGDGDGGPPDFVPSGLPEFTDAERVRAELEVLGLDASRHVVDFYRPFLSALGAVPAEDLLGCRSGSEVLVAGVKVATQTPPIRSGRRVVFVTLDDGTGCADSTFFEDAQGPYAATVFHSWLLVVRGVLRRTGPRGVSLRATGAWELPALHEAWETGGPAAVAELMAAPGEYTDQAIAGAAASHGSRPVVVRPVLVHPTGFRMSPYADIKPAGDDAATAARRAAAAPPRKLWHSSPGSSGH, from the coding sequence GTGAGCGACCCCTTCGTCCACCTGCACGTCGCCTCCGGGTACTCGATGCGCCACGGCGCCAACCACCCGGCCGACCTGGTGGCCCGGGCCGCCGAGCACGGCATGGGGGCGCTCGCGCTGACCGACCGGGACGGCCTCTACGGCGCGGTCAAGTTCGCGCTGGCCTGCCGGTCGGCCGACATCCGGCCCTTGTTCGGGGTCGATCTTGCCGTCGACCCCGTCGCCGGCGGCGAGCCGGGGGAGACCGGGCGGATCCGCTCGGCCGAGCTGCGCCGGGCGCACCACCCCGCCGGCCGCCGGTCACCGGCCCGCGGCGGGGCCGCCGTCGACCCCCGGCTGCCGCGGGTCACCTTCCTGGCCCGCGACGGCGCCGGCTGGCGTTCGCTGTGCCGGCTGACCAGCGCCACCCACCTGAGCGGCACCCGCGGGGAGCCGGTCAGCTCGCTGGCCCTCGCCGGGGAGCACGCCCCCGGGCTGCTGGCGGTGCTCGGCCCCGACTCGTCGGTGGGCCGGGCGCTGGCCGCCGGCAACGCCGACCTCGCGCACGCCCGGCTGGCCGCCTGGCGGGCGGTCTTCGACGGCGGGGAGGGGGGCGGCCGGCTGGTGCTCGAGGTCGTCCACCACCGGGGTCGGGGCGACCGGGCCCGCGCCCAGGCGATGCTGCGGCTGGCCGGCGAGGCCGGGGTCCCGGCGGTGCTCACCAACGCGGTGCGCTACGTCGACGCCCTCGACGCCCCCACCGCCGACGTCCTCGACGCCGCCCGCCGGCTGGTCCCGCTGGGGGAGCGGCACGTCGACCGGCGGACCGCCGAGGGGTACCTGAAGTCGGGCAAGGAGATGGCCGAGCTCGCCGCGGAGCTGGCCGGGCCCGACCGCGACGCGGCGCTGCGGCTGCTGGAGACCACCGCCCGGGTCGCCGAGCAGTGCGTCGTCGACGTCCGGGCCGACCTGGGCATCGGCAGCGTCCGCTACCCCGAGCTCGACGTGGTCACCACCGCCGCCGAGCGGGGGATGGGTCCCTCGCAGGTGCTGCGCGCCCGGTGCGAGGCCGGCTTCGGCCGGCGGGCGATGGCACCCACGGCCGCGGTGCGCGAGCGGCTGGAGGAGGAGCTCACGGTGATCGACTCCCTCGGCTACCCCTCCTACTTCCTCACCGTCGCCGACGTGGTCACCCTGATCAAGGAGCTCCGGGTGCGGGCGGCGGCCCGGGGATCGGGCGCCGGCAGCCTGGTCACCTACCTGCTGGGCATCTCCGACGTCGACCCGATCCGCTACGGCCTGCTGATGGAGCGGTTCCTCTCCCCGCTGCGCCACCAGCTGCCCGACATCGACATCGACGTGGAGTCCGCCCGGCGGATGGAGGTCTACGACGCGGTGATCGAGCGCTTCGGCGCCGACCGGGTCAGCTGCATCTCGATGATGGACACCTACCGGGTGCGGCACGCCATCCGCGACGTCGGGGCGGCGCTCGGGCTGCCCCCGGCCGAGATCGACGCGGTCGCCAAGGCGTTTCCGCACATCCGGGCCGACCAGGTGCACGCGGCCCTGCGCGACCTGCCGGAACTGCGGGCCAGCCGGCTGGGGTCGAAGCGGTCCGGCGGCAGCGGCGACCTCGACCTGCTGTTCGACCTGGTCGCCCGGCTCGACGGGCTGCCCCGGCACATCGCCCTGCACCCCTGCGGGGTGCTGCTCTCCGACGCCACCCTGCTGGACCGCACCCCGGTGGAGAGCAGCTACCTCGGCTACCCGATGAGCCAGTTCGACAAGGACGATGTCGAGGAGCTCGGGCTGCTCAAGCTCGACCTGCTCGGCATCCGGATGCAATCGGCGATCGCGCACGCGATGGACGAGGTGGCCCGGGTCGACGGGCAGCAGGTCGACATCGACGCCGTCCCGCGCGACGACCCGACCACCTTCGCGCTGATCCGCAGCACCCGGACGCTGGGCATGTTCCAGATCGAGTCACCGGGGCAGCGGGAGCTGGTCGGCAAGTTCGGCCCACAGACCTTCGAGGACCTCATCGTCGACATCTCGCTGTTCCGGCCCGGTCCGGTGAAGAGCGACATGGTCACCCCGTTCCTGCTGGCCCGGAACGGCTGGCGCGACCCGGAGTACCTGCACCCCGCGCTGAAGCCGGCGCTGGAGCAGACCGCCGGGGTGGTGGTCTTCCACGAACAGGTGCTGATGATCGTCGCGGCGATGACCGGCTGCTCGCTGGCCGAGGCCGACGAGGTGCGCCGTGCGCTGGGGGAGAAGGACGCCCACCCGGAGGTGAAGGCGTGGTTCGCCCCGCGCGCGCTGGACGAGGGCTTCCCGGTGGCGGTGGTCGAGCAGGTGTGGGAGGTGCTGGTCGCCTTCGGCTCGTTCGGCTTCTGCAAGGCGCACGCCGCGGCGTTCGCGCTGCCCACCTACCAGTCGGCCTGGCTGAAGACCCACCACACCGCGGCGTTCCTGGCCGGGGTGCTCACCCACGACCCGGGGATGTACCCCAAGCGGCTGATCCTCGACGACGCCCGCAACTTCGGGGTGCGCGTGCTGGGCCTGGACGTCAACGCCTCCACCGGCACCTACCGGGTGGAGCGGGTCGACGGGGACGGGTCCGGCGCGGACGGGCGGGACGGCGACGCGTGGCGGCGCCCGGAGTGGATGCCCGCCTCGATGCCCGCGCCGGGCCGGTACGGCATCCGGCTGTCGCTGGCCGACGTCAAGGGCATCGACGACGACGAGGTGGGCCGGGTCGTCGCCGGGCAGCCGTACCGCTCGCTGGCCGACTTCTGGACCCGGGCGGCGGTGTCCCGGCCGGTGGTGGAGCGGCTGGTCCTCGCCGGGGGGTTCGACTCGGTCTACGGCTTCGGCGTGCGCGACAGCGAGGGGGGCCGGCCGGCCCGACGGCGCCAGCAGCTGACCCGCCGCGACCTGCTGCTGCAGATCGGCGAACTCGAACGGTGGAGCCGCAGCGGCCGCAAGGCCAGCAGCACCGGTCAGCTCGGGCTGGACCTGTTCGGTCTGGAGGAGCCCGATGCCGGGGCGGACCGGGGCGACGGGGACGGCGGGCCGCCGGACTTCGTCCCCTCCGGCCTGCCGGAGTTCACCGACGCCGAACGGGTGCGTGCCGAGCTGGAGGTGCTCGGGCTGGACGCCAGCCGGCACGTCGTCGACTTCTACCGGCCGTTCCTCAGCGCGCTCGGCGCGGTCCCGGCCGAGGACCTGCTGGGCTGCCGGAGCGGGTCGGAGGTGCTGGTGGCCGGGGTGAAGGTGGCCACCCAGACCCCGCCGATCCGGTCCGGCCGGCGGGTGGTGTTCGTGACCCTCGACGACGGCACCGGGTGTGCTGACTCGACGTTCTTCGAGGACGCCCAGGGCCCCTACGCCGCCACGGTCTTCCACTCGTGGCTGCTGGTGGTCCGCGGGGTGCTGCGCCGTACCGGCCCGCGCGGGGTCTCGCTGCGTGCCACCGGGGCGTGGGAGCTCCCCGCGCTGCACGAGGCGTGGGAGACCGGCGGGCCGGCCGCGGTGGCGGAGCTGATGGCGGCCCCGGGGGAGTACACCGACCAGGCGATCGCCGGGGCGGCGGCCTCGCACGGCTCGCGGCCGGTGGTGGTGCGGCCGGTGCTGGTGCACCCGACCGGGTTCCGGATGTCGCCCTACGCCGACATCAAGCCGGCCGGCGACGACGCCGCGACCGCCGCCCGCCGGGCAGCGGCAGCGCCGCCGCGCAAGCTGTGGCACTCCAGCCCCGGCAGCTCGGGGCATTGA
- a CDS encoding methyltransferase domain-containing protein, which translates to MPPTSSAAPTQAPARTAAVWAALDPVVTGGHPLQVLDVGGGSGMFAVPLAQLGHTVTVVDPSADALATLHRRAETAGVGGRVRSLQGDADRMPPVAADGPQAPGFDLVLCHFVLEVVDDPSSTLGQIAAVLRPGGTLSLAAANRAGAVLARAVGGHPVEARELLADRDPAPARGGPARRRFDPDQLLALVAGAGLQPGEWRGVSVVADLLEASSGAVPEAVRALELALSGASPYRDVATGLHVLATRPATA; encoded by the coding sequence GTGCCGCCCACCTCCTCCGCCGCGCCGACCCAGGCCCCCGCCCGGACGGCGGCCGTCTGGGCGGCGCTGGACCCGGTCGTCACCGGCGGTCACCCCCTGCAGGTCCTCGACGTCGGCGGGGGCAGCGGCATGTTCGCCGTGCCGCTCGCCCAGCTGGGCCACACGGTCACCGTCGTCGATCCCAGCGCCGACGCGCTGGCCACCCTGCACCGGCGCGCCGAGACCGCCGGGGTCGGCGGCCGGGTGCGCAGCCTGCAGGGCGACGCCGACCGGATGCCCCCGGTCGCCGCGGACGGACCGCAGGCCCCCGGCTTCGACCTGGTGCTCTGCCACTTCGTGCTCGAGGTGGTCGACGACCCGTCCAGCACCCTCGGCCAGATCGCCGCGGTGCTGCGGCCGGGCGGCACCCTCTCGCTGGCCGCGGCCAACCGGGCCGGTGCCGTGCTGGCCCGCGCCGTCGGCGGTCACCCGGTCGAGGCCCGCGAGCTGCTCGCCGACCGCGACCCCGCCCCGGCCCGTGGTGGCCCCGCCCGGCGGCGCTTCGACCCCGACCAGCTGCTCGCCCTCGTCGCCGGCGCCGGCCTGCAGCCGGGGGAGTGGCGCGGGGTCTCCGTCGTTGCCGACCTGCTGGAGGCCTCCTCCGGCGCCGTCCCCGAGGCCGTCCGCGCCCTGGAGCTCGCGCTGTCCGGGGCCTCGCCCTACCGGGACGTCGCGACCGGCCTGCACGTGCTCGCCACCCGACCCGCCACCGCCTGA
- a CDS encoding alkaline phosphatase family protein, translating to MTLPSDTLPAEFTVPAYGSATLADVLPSVATALGVPVQRGDLPGDPLRLTEALDGARRVVVLLVDGLGAELVAAHPDTAPVLNALGTPAGVLSAPCPSTTPVSLTTLGTGLPPGSHGVLGFVTEVPGTGRTLNHVQWKDDPDPRQWQSRPTVFEQATAAGVRCTAVGPHSFAGSGLTRAAYRGADYTPAYSPGDLVALVHGALAAGEPSLVYAYTAELDLTGHVRGIDSPSWRAQLAVVDGVVEQLAAGLPDDAVLLVTADHGMVDVPGDTRLDVTEEPALTDGIRLLTGEPRARYVHTEPGATDDVLATWREVLGERAWVAGREEAAAAGVFGPVDPAVVERIGDVVVLARGTWAFPAGATEPPHAALLAAYHGSLTSAELAIPLLAARGRALR from the coding sequence ATGACCCTGCCGTCGGACACCCTGCCGGCGGAGTTCACGGTCCCGGCCTACGGCAGCGCCACCCTCGCCGACGTCCTGCCCAGCGTGGCGACCGCGCTGGGCGTCCCGGTGCAGCGCGGCGACCTGCCCGGTGACCCGCTCCGGCTGACCGAGGCCCTCGACGGTGCCCGCCGGGTCGTCGTCCTGCTGGTCGACGGGCTCGGCGCGGAGCTGGTCGCCGCCCACCCCGACACCGCCCCGGTGCTCAACGCCCTGGGCACCCCCGCGGGGGTGCTGTCCGCGCCCTGCCCCAGCACCACCCCGGTCAGCCTGACCACCCTGGGCACCGGGCTGCCGCCGGGCAGCCACGGGGTGCTCGGCTTCGTCACCGAGGTGCCCGGCACCGGGCGGACGCTCAACCACGTGCAGTGGAAGGACGACCCCGACCCGCGGCAGTGGCAGTCCCGGCCCACCGTCTTCGAGCAGGCCACCGCCGCCGGGGTCCGGTGCACGGCGGTCGGCCCGCACTCCTTCGCCGGCTCCGGGCTGACCCGGGCGGCCTACCGCGGGGCCGACTACACGCCCGCCTACAGCCCCGGTGACCTGGTGGCCCTGGTGCACGGGGCGCTCGCCGCCGGGGAGCCCAGCCTCGTCTACGCCTACACCGCCGAACTCGACCTCACCGGGCACGTTCGCGGCATCGACTCGCCCAGCTGGCGGGCCCAGCTCGCCGTCGTCGACGGCGTGGTCGAGCAGCTGGCCGCCGGCCTCCCCGACGACGCCGTCCTCCTGGTCACCGCCGACCACGGCATGGTCGACGTCCCCGGTGACACCCGGCTGGACGTCACCGAGGAGCCGGCGCTCACCGACGGCATCCGGCTGCTCACCGGCGAGCCGCGGGCCCGCTACGTGCACACCGAACCCGGCGCCACCGACGACGTGCTGGCCACCTGGCGGGAGGTGCTCGGCGAGCGCGCCTGGGTGGCCGGCCGCGAAGAGGCCGCCGCCGCCGGCGTGTTCGGCCCGGTCGACCCGGCGGTCGTCGAGCGGATCGGCGACGTCGTCGTCCTCGCCCGGGGCACCTGGGCCTTCCCCGCCGGCGCCACCGAGCCACCGCACGCGGCGCTGCTGGCCGCCTACCACGGCTCGCTCACCTCGGCGGAGCTGGCGATCCCGCTGCTGGCCGCCCGCGGTCGCGCGCTCCGCTGA
- a CDS encoding sucrase ferredoxin: protein MTPSVGDQSPARRPAGRLDEGRCSVQALVRGDAPTATAPPARRWLLVEQPGPWGRDALLESRFDQAVAPRLAARAREAGVRVQLVRRPGGRLADTGRRWALADTTPGVETVRWATRETDAELLEVPWDGSVGEPTDVPSYLVCTHGAHDACCAVRGRPLTQGLVAAGAAEVWETSHLGGDRFAANVLVLPTGHVYGQVPTDGVELVAAHARGEVALPWLRGRSGWAPAAQAAQQHARAELGLLGVGDLPLVHLTHLPSPGEGVERWAVTLGSPDGDVRVTIESRRSEVAALTTCRALRPAHWRTWHPMSLQVTAPAA from the coding sequence ATGACGCCGTCGGTGGGTGACCAGTCGCCCGCCCGCCGTCCCGCCGGGCGGCTCGACGAGGGCCGCTGCTCGGTGCAGGCGCTGGTGCGCGGTGATGCACCGACGGCCACCGCGCCGCCGGCCCGGCGCTGGCTGCTGGTCGAGCAGCCCGGGCCGTGGGGGCGGGACGCGCTGCTGGAGTCCCGGTTCGACCAGGCGGTGGCCCCACGACTGGCGGCCCGCGCGCGGGAGGCCGGCGTCCGGGTGCAGCTGGTGCGGCGGCCCGGCGGGCGGCTGGCCGACACCGGCCGGCGGTGGGCGCTGGCCGACACCACCCCGGGGGTGGAGACGGTGCGCTGGGCGACCCGGGAGACCGATGCCGAGCTGCTCGAGGTGCCCTGGGACGGCTCGGTCGGCGAACCGACCGACGTCCCCTCGTACCTGGTCTGCACCCACGGCGCGCACGACGCGTGCTGCGCCGTGCGGGGCCGGCCGCTCACCCAGGGCCTGGTCGCCGCGGGGGCGGCGGAGGTCTGGGAGACCAGCCACCTCGGCGGGGACCGGTTCGCCGCCAACGTGCTGGTGCTGCCCACCGGGCACGTCTACGGGCAGGTGCCCACCGACGGCGTCGAGCTGGTGGCCGCCCACGCCCGGGGCGAGGTCGCGCTGCCGTGGCTGCGCGGCCGGTCGGGCTGGGCGCCGGCGGCCCAGGCCGCCCAGCAGCACGCCCGGGCCGAGCTCGGGCTGCTCGGGGTCGGCGACCTGCCGCTGGTGCACCTGACCCACCTGCCCTCCCCGGGCGAGGGGGTGGAGCGCTGGGCGGTGACCCTGGGCTCGCCGGACGGCGACGTGCGGGTCACGATCGAGAGCCGCCGCTCGGAGGTGGCCGCGCTGACCACCTGCCGCGCGCTGCGGCCGGCGCACTGGCGCACCTGGCACCCGATGTCGTTGCAGGTCACCGCTCCGGCGGCCTGA
- a CDS encoding cupin domain-containing protein, with protein MEGGARSPGARPALRRCIAVDPDVFAAEHWSRRPLLSTAAELGGTFTDLLSLEAVDELLSTRGLRTPFLRIAKDGAVVDAKRFTSPQGAGAEVADQVSSDAVLRLFAEGSTVVLQGLHRLWPPLIDFAGQLAADLGHPTQVNAYVTPPSSRGFSPHYDVHDVFVLQVAGEKHWTIHEPVLPDPLRTQPWTDRAAEVAAAAERPPVIDAVLRPGDALYLPRGYLHSAVALGEISAHLTVGVHSVTRWGAVESALDLVRTLAADDPALRGSLPLGVDLADPAATTEDVAAVLSGLQRWIGEVDPAAVADALRARTWAQVRPAPVSPLAQSAAVAALDGETVLRVRPLLRAQLREPVGDRVALVAGRRTHDLPASTHAALAALLAAGELKVGDLPGLDADDQLTLARRLVTESIALVPDARADAPARTGGHDGGHDAVGG; from the coding sequence GTGGAGGGCGGTGCCCGCTCCCCGGGTGCCCGCCCCGCGCTGCGCCGCTGCATCGCCGTCGACCCCGACGTCTTCGCCGCCGAGCACTGGTCGCGTCGCCCGCTGCTGTCCACCGCCGCCGAGCTGGGCGGCACCTTCACCGACCTGCTGAGCCTCGAGGCGGTCGACGAGCTGCTGAGCACCCGCGGCCTGCGCACCCCGTTCCTGCGCATCGCCAAGGACGGCGCGGTCGTCGACGCCAAGCGGTTCACCAGCCCCCAGGGCGCCGGCGCCGAGGTCGCCGACCAGGTCTCCTCCGACGCGGTGCTCCGGCTGTTCGCCGAGGGCAGCACCGTCGTCCTGCAGGGGCTGCACCGGCTGTGGCCGCCGCTGATCGACTTCGCCGGCCAGCTCGCCGCCGACCTCGGCCACCCCACGCAGGTCAACGCCTACGTCACCCCGCCGTCCTCGCGCGGCTTCTCCCCGCACTACGACGTGCACGACGTCTTCGTGCTGCAGGTCGCCGGGGAGAAGCACTGGACCATCCACGAGCCGGTGCTGCCCGACCCGCTGCGCACCCAGCCCTGGACCGACCGGGCCGCCGAGGTCGCCGCCGCGGCCGAGCGCCCGCCGGTGATCGACGCGGTGCTGCGCCCCGGCGACGCCCTCTACCTCCCCCGCGGCTACCTGCACTCCGCGGTCGCGCTCGGGGAGATCAGCGCCCACCTGACCGTCGGGGTGCACTCGGTGACCCGCTGGGGCGCGGTCGAGTCGGCGCTGGACCTGGTGCGCACCCTCGCCGCCGACGACCCCGCGCTGCGCGGCTCGCTGCCGCTCGGCGTCGACCTGGCCGACCCCGCGGCCACCACCGAGGACGTCGCCGCGGTGCTCAGCGGCCTGCAGCGCTGGATCGGCGAGGTCGACCCGGCCGCCGTCGCCGACGCCCTCCGCGCCCGCACCTGGGCGCAGGTGCGCCCGGCGCCGGTGTCGCCGCTGGCCCAGTCGGCCGCCGTCGCGGCCCTGGACGGCGAGACCGTGCTGCGTGTACGACCGCTGCTGCGCGCGCAGCTCCGCGAGCCGGTGGGCGACCGGGTGGCGCTGGTCGCCGGCCGGCGCACCCACGACCTGCCGGCGAGCACCCACGCCGCCCTGGCCGCGCTGCTGGCCGCGGGCGAGCTCAAGGTCGGCGACCTGCCCGGGCTGGACGCCGACGACCAGCTCACCCTGGCCCGCCGGCTGGTGACCGAGTCGATCGCGCTCGTCCCCGACGCCCGGGCCGACGCGCCCGCGCGCACCGGCGGGCACGATGGGGGGCATGACGCCGTCGGTGGGTGA
- a CDS encoding acyl-CoA dehydrogenase family protein: MITSGTGADDPVARTASSFRSLLEAGWSPPLPGAGATLDRWRQLAALAERDLPLARLAEGHADAVAVLAELGEPETPHGARLGVWAAEPPDGRVAATPTDDGGWQLTGRKRWCSGAGVLTAALVTATADDGRRLFLLDLDHPGVRVDPTAWVGAGMAGSDTADVHLHDVPVRPVGGPGAYLARPGFWHGGIGVAAVWAGGARGVAAALVAAAVRRGPDPLRDAAVGAVDVLLAGVDAALRGAAAEVDADPLDRAGTAQLRAQRLRALAARAGEEVLGTVGRALGAAPLAHDAEHAARVADLTVYLRQHHGERDLAALGALVRERAAR, translated from the coding sequence ATGATCACCTCAGGGACCGGCGCCGACGACCCGGTGGCGCGGACCGCGTCGTCCTTCCGGTCGCTGCTGGAGGCAGGGTGGTCCCCGCCGCTGCCCGGCGCCGGGGCGACCCTGGACCGCTGGCGGCAGTTGGCCGCCCTCGCCGAGCGCGACCTCCCGCTGGCCCGGCTGGCCGAAGGCCACGCGGACGCCGTCGCGGTGCTCGCCGAGCTGGGGGAGCCCGAGACGCCGCACGGCGCCCGGCTGGGCGTGTGGGCGGCCGAGCCGCCGGACGGCCGGGTCGCCGCCACCCCCACCGACGACGGCGGCTGGCAGCTGACCGGCCGCAAGCGGTGGTGCTCCGGTGCGGGGGTCCTCACCGCCGCGCTGGTCACCGCGACCGCCGACGACGGACGGCGGCTCTTCCTGCTGGACCTGGACCACCCGGGGGTGCGGGTCGACCCGACCGCGTGGGTCGGCGCCGGGATGGCCGGCAGCGACACCGCCGACGTGCACCTGCACGACGTCCCGGTCCGGCCGGTCGGCGGTCCCGGGGCCTACCTGGCCCGGCCCGGCTTCTGGCACGGCGGGATCGGCGTCGCCGCCGTCTGGGCCGGTGGCGCCCGGGGCGTCGCGGCCGCACTGGTCGCCGCCGCGGTCCGGCGCGGCCCCGACCCGCTGCGGGACGCCGCCGTCGGCGCGGTCGACGTGCTGCTCGCCGGGGTGGACGCCGCCCTGCGGGGAGCTGCGGCGGAGGTCGACGCCGACCCGCTGGACCGGGCCGGGACGGCCCAGCTGCGGGCCCAGCGGCTGCGGGCGCTCGCCGCCCGGGCCGGGGAGGAGGTGCTCGGCACCGTCGGCCGCGCGCTGGGGGCGGCGCCGCTGGCGCACGACGCCGAGCACGCCGCCCGCGTCGCCGACCTCACCGTCTACCTGCGCCAGCACCACGGGGAACGGGATCTCGCCGCCCTGGGCGCCCTGGTGCGCGAGCGGGCCGCCCGGTGA
- a CDS encoding PIG-L deacetylase family protein — protein sequence MTGPEDRIAAPGTDEVTWAAWLPAQDWPRWVPDPAWTRVAVCAAHPDDEVLGAGGVLALLAGAGIALHLVAATDGEGSHPGSAVLSAAELATRRVAETRDALAELGVAATTTRLALPDSGLAAREPELTAALAAAVEGADAVLAPWTGDAHPDHEAVGRAAVAAGRALGVPVWQYPVWTWHWATPDDARVPWHAAHRVDLPEGVRAAKRAAVARFTTQVRPLGPDPADRVVLPPEVLAHFDRDCEVLFR from the coding sequence GTGACGGGACCCGAGGACCGGATCGCCGCACCCGGCACCGACGAGGTGACCTGGGCGGCGTGGCTGCCGGCGCAGGACTGGCCACGGTGGGTGCCCGACCCGGCGTGGACCCGGGTGGCGGTCTGCGCCGCCCACCCCGACGACGAGGTGCTCGGCGCCGGCGGGGTGCTGGCCCTGCTCGCCGGTGCGGGGATCGCGCTGCACCTGGTCGCGGCCACCGACGGCGAGGGCAGCCATCCGGGCAGCGCGGTGCTCTCCGCGGCGGAGCTGGCCACCCGGCGGGTGGCCGAGACCCGGGACGCGCTGGCCGAGCTGGGGGTCGCGGCCACCACCACCCGGCTGGCGCTGCCGGACTCCGGGCTGGCCGCGCGGGAGCCGGAGCTCACGGCCGCGCTGGCCGCCGCGGTCGAGGGGGCGGACGCCGTCCTGGCGCCGTGGACCGGGGATGCACACCCCGACCACGAGGCGGTCGGCCGGGCGGCGGTGGCCGCGGGGCGCGCGCTCGGCGTGCCGGTGTGGCAGTACCCGGTCTGGACGTGGCACTGGGCCACCCCGGACGACGCCCGGGTGCCCTGGCACGCGGCGCACCGGGTCGACCTGCCAGAGGGGGTGCGGGCGGCGAAGCGGGCCGCGGTGGCCCGGTTCACCACCCAGGTCCGGCCGCTGGGCCCGGACCCGGCCGACCGGGTGGTGCTGCCACCGGAGGTGCTGGCCCACTTCGACCGCGACTGCGAGGTGCTCTTCCGGTGA